A window of the Lolium perenne isolate Kyuss_39 chromosome 7, Kyuss_2.0, whole genome shotgun sequence genome harbors these coding sequences:
- the LOC127326237 gene encoding uncharacterized protein: MGGGVMRTAAKVGIAGGAAAAAAGGRFRNVAPAFATAPAAEAAAAASLVSAAGEIPAAAPAGSHWASWEADDWEFADWREAAASDAEEAVVERPRLVFAPPSFEEAEEATSELKDAIDRVYFSETPVQVVKEHDQELNKLGADALIPAMPGHVVQAFTLLKSSSEAQSVVASLASDKNVWDAVLRNEKVMEFYRSHQQTLVNTFPEDTGSVDSPEKFGETSTDFASSGELPTGSALLDFVDNAKKTMMEVVENITNFFQDLFHNTADTEAGPSSSTKKGSSPSFAELAAGGSFMALAMAVILVVLFKRA; this comes from the exons ATGGGAGGAGGCGTCATGCGCACCGCCGCGAAGGTCGGCATCGCcgggggcgcggcggcggcggccgccggaGGGCGCTTCCGCAACGTCGCGCCGGCCTTCGCCACGGCCCCCGCCGCCGAGGCTGCCGCGGCGGCCTCGCTGGTGTCCGCGGCCGGGGAGATCCCCGCGGCCGCGCCGGCCGGGTCGCACTGGGCGTCCTGGGAGGCGGATGACTGGGAGTTCGCGGACTGGAGGGAGGCCGCGGCCTCCGATGCGGAGGAGGCGGTGGTCGAGAGGCCGAGGCTGGTGTTCGCGCCGCCCTCGTTTGAGGAGGCCGAGGAGGCCACCTCTGAGCTCAAGGACGCTATAGACAG GGTTTATTTTTCAGAGACTCCAGTACAAGTTGTTAAGGAACATGATCAAGAGCTTAACAAGCTGGGAGCCGATGCGCTAATTCCTGCTATGCCTGGGCATGTAGTGCAGGCTTTTACATTGTTAAAATCAAGCTCAGAGGCTCAG AGTGTTGTTGCCTCGCTTGCATCAGATAAAAATGTATGGGACGCGGTGCTGAGAAACGAAAAAGTTATGGAATTTTACAGGAGTCACCAGCAAA CTCTGGTTAATACTTTTCCTGAGGATACTGGCTCGGTAGACTCGCCGGAGAAATTTGGAGAGACATCCACAGACTTTGCATCTTCTGGGGAACTACCTACTGGCTCAGCTTTACTGGACTTTGTGGACAACGCAAAGAAGACAATGATGGAGGTGGTCGAGAACATAACCAACTTTTTCCAAGATCTGTTCCACAACACAGCAGACACTGAGGCGGGACCGAGCTCATCCACTAAAAAGGGTAGCTCCCCTTCTTTCGCCGAGCTGGCGGCTGGTGGATCGTTCATGGCCCTTGCCATGGCTGTCATCCTAGTTGTTCTGTTCAAGAGGGCCTGA
- the LOC127326236 gene encoding mRNA cap guanine-N(7) methyltransferase 1: MSRRPRDEPSSSSYSSAQKRHNPGVAGGGYGGQQAYSEDQIQSMHVADHYSARTNQSLEERENSPIIHLKKLNNWIKSVLVQLYTRPGDRVLDLACGKGGDLIKWDKARVGYYVGVDIAEGSIKDCMTRFNGDSDQQRRKKFSFPARLICADCYETRLDKYLSEDAPFDICSCQFAMHYSWSTEARARQALANISALLRPGGTFIGTMPDANVIIKRLRETEAMEFGNSVYCITFGDEYAEKKFPASRPFGIKYKFHLEDAVDCPEWVVPFHLFKLLAEEYDLELVLMKNFHEFVNEYLQKPDFADLMRRLGALGDGRDKSTLSQDEWEVSYLYLAFVLRKRGAAPSQRRVGNTSRGKTFLAEEDIEVLSI, translated from the exons atgagcagGCGGCCCCGCGAcgagccctcctcctcctcctactcctccgCCCAAAAGCGCCACAACCCAG GCGTCGCCGGCGGCGGGTATGGGGGCCAACAGGCGTACTCGGAGGACCAGATCCAATCGATGCACGTCGCGGACCACTACAGCGCCCGGACGAACCAGTCGCTCGAGGAGCGCGAGAACAGCCCCATCATCCATCTCAAGAAGCTCAACAACTGG ATAAAGAGCGTCCTCGTCCAGCTGTACACGCGCCCAGGAGACCGCGTTCTTGATCTTGCGTGCGGCAAG GGAGGTGATTTGATCAAGTGGGATAAGGCCAGGGTTGGCTACTACGTAGGGGTTGATATTGCGGAAGGCTCG ATTAAAGATTGCATGACCCGTTTTAATGGTGATTCTGATCAACAACGGCGGAAGAAGTTCAGTTTTCCTGCACGGCTTATTTGCGCTGATTGTTACGAG ACTCGTCTGGATAAGTATTTATCCGAGGATGCTCCATTTGACATATGCAGCTGCCAG TTTGCAATGCATTACTCATGGTCAACTGAAGCACGTGCAAGACAGGCCCTTGCTAATATATCTGCATTGCTTCGTCCTGGAGGCACTTTCATTGGGACAATGCCTGATGCTAATGTCATCATTAAAAGGCTAAGAGAAA CTGAAGCAATGGAGTTCGGGAACAGTGTTTACTGTATTACTTTTGGTGACGAGTACGCTGAAAAG AAATTCCCTGCATCCAGACCTTTTGGTATCAAGTACAAGTTTCATTTAGAG GATGCAGTTGATTGCCCGGAGTGGGTTGTTCCATTCCATCTCTTCAAACTACTTGCGGAGGAG TATGATCTAGAGCTGGTTCTGATGAAGAACTTCCATGAATTTGTAAACGAGTACTTGCAAAAGCCAGATTTTGCTGATCTCATGCGGAGGCTGGGTGCTCTCGGTGATGGACGAGACAAGA GTACCCTATCGCAGGATGAGTGGGAAGTATCCTATCTCTACCTTGCATTTGTTTTGCGGAAG CGAGGCGCTGCTCCCTCTCAGCGGAGAGTCGGCAATACTAGCAGAGGGAAGACCTTTCTTGCCGAGGAGGACATAGAGGTTCTCTCGATATAA